In Lachnospiraceae bacterium, one DNA window encodes the following:
- a CDS encoding TRAP transporter large permease has translation MVDYLGITILLGSFILLLILRTPISFALLTSAILTSFYLKVPLMSVAVQMVKGIHSFSLLAIPFFILAGEIMGAGGISRRIIEFTNVLVGRVRGGLAQVNILASMFFGGISGSAIADVSSIGALLIPMMKDSGYDTDYAVDVTITSACQGLIIPPSHNMIIFAVSAGGVSVGQLFLGGMLPGVLLGMALMIISYVIAVKRGYPKGAKISFKEAIKIASSAILGLLTAVIIIGGVIGGIFTATESAAVACLYAFIVTFFIYREIPLSKMDEILLNALRTLATVLALLACCNAFGWFLAYLKIPALITGALLGVSNNKIVVLLLINLLLLALGTIMDMAPLIMITTPILMPVIQSIGMNPIQFGVMMVLNLAIGLCTPPVGAVLFVGCTIGKISMEKLTKSLFPFYAAMLAVLMLVTFVPEVVLFIPNLLLK, from the coding sequence ATGGTTGATTATCTTGGCATTACAATCCTTTTGGGGTCTTTTATCCTGTTGCTCATCCTGCGCACGCCCATATCGTTTGCGCTTCTGACATCAGCAATCTTGACTTCTTTTTACCTGAAGGTACCGTTGATGAGCGTGGCGGTTCAGATGGTCAAAGGAATCCATTCTTTTTCCCTGTTAGCCATCCCATTTTTTATCCTGGCAGGAGAGATAATGGGAGCAGGAGGTATTTCAAGAAGGATTATTGAATTTACCAATGTACTGGTAGGCCGAGTGAGGGGCGGTCTGGCGCAGGTAAATATCTTAGCAAGCATGTTCTTTGGCGGTATTTCCGGTTCTGCGATTGCAGATGTGTCTTCTATCGGAGCCTTGTTAATTCCTATGATGAAGGATAGTGGTTATGATACTGACTACGCGGTGGATGTGACTATAACCAGCGCCTGCCAGGGACTGATTATTCCTCCCAGCCATAACATGATTATTTTTGCAGTGTCAGCTGGAGGCGTGTCAGTGGGACAGTTGTTTTTAGGCGGCATGCTTCCCGGCGTTTTGCTTGGGATGGCGTTAATGATTATCAGTTATGTTATTGCTGTCAAGCGAGGATATCCTAAGGGAGCAAAGATTTCTTTTAAGGAAGCAATCAAAATTGCCAGCAGTGCAATCCTGGGATTGCTCACTGCAGTGATTATTATCGGCGGTGTAATCGGTGGGATATTTACAGCAACAGAGTCTGCTGCGGTGGCCTGCCTGTATGCGTTTATTGTAACATTCTTTATTTACAGAGAGATTCCTCTTAGCAAGATGGATGAGATTTTGCTTAATGCACTGAGGACTTTGGCGACGGTTCTGGCACTCTTGGCATGCTGCAATGCATTCGGATGGTTTTTAGCCTATCTGAAAATTCCTGCCTTGATTACAGGTGCATTATTGGGTGTGAGCAACAATAAGATTGTAGTACTGCTTTTAATCAACTTGCTTTTGCTGGCACTGGGAACGATTATGGATATGGCACCGTTGATTATGATTACTACTCCAATCCTGATGCCGGTCATTCAGAGTATTGGAATGAATCCTATTCAGTTTGGTGTCATGATGGTGTTAAACCTGGCAATCGGACTTTGTACGCCTCCGGTGGGCGCGGTGCTGTTCGTGGGCTGTACCATCGGCAAAATATCCATGGAAAAGTTAACAAAATCACTGTTTCCGTTTTATGCAGCGATGCTGGCAGTGCTGATGCTGGTAACTTTTGTACCAGAGGTGGTTTTGTTTATACCGAATTTGCTTTTAAAATAA
- a CDS encoding SDR family oxidoreductase, which yields MIDKKVLFITGAAIGIGHAACLKFASEGYAIAFNDYNVENGNKALEELKDKGYEAIFLPGDATKEEEVKAMVAKTVDTYGRIDTLINNAGGLGGRSSFEGMETEFWNRVMDLNLNGAFFAARECIPYLKTVKGTMINITTIAAYNGGGPGAGVYAAAKGAVLTMTRALAKELIPAGVRVNAVSPGTINTAFHAASSKELLESFVKAIPAGRMGRPEEVADVMYYLASDQSSYLVGEVVQINGGQMML from the coding sequence ATGATAGATAAAAAAGTATTGTTTATTACAGGCGCTGCAATTGGAATCGGTCACGCGGCATGTCTCAAATTTGCTTCTGAAGGGTATGCTATCGCTTTCAATGATTATAACGTAGAAAATGGGAATAAAGCATTGGAAGAACTTAAAGATAAGGGATATGAAGCAATTTTTCTTCCGGGTGATGCTACGAAGGAAGAGGAAGTCAAAGCCATGGTGGCGAAGACCGTAGATACATATGGCAGGATTGACACTCTAATTAACAACGCGGGGGGCCTGGGAGGCAGATCTTCTTTTGAAGGTATGGAAACTGAGTTTTGGAATCGGGTGATGGATTTGAACCTGAACGGAGCATTTTTTGCTGCTAGAGAGTGTATCCCCTATCTGAAAACTGTAAAGGGAACTATGATTAATATTACCACGATTGCGGCTTATAATGGTGGAGGACCCGGAGCAGGTGTATATGCGGCAGCAAAGGGAGCGGTTCTGACTATGACGAGAGCACTGGCAAAGGAACTGATTCCGGCAGGCGTCCGCGTGAATGCCGTTTCCCCGGGAACAATCAATACAGCTTTCCACGCTGCCAGTAGTAAAGAACTTTTGGAAAGTTTTGTAAAGGCAATTCCTGCAGGACGCATGGGACGGCCTGAAGAGGTTGCGGATGTGATGTATTATCTGGCCTCAGATCAGTCTTCTTATCTGGTAGGCGAGGTGGTTCAAATCAATGGTGGACAGATGATGCTTTGA
- a CDS encoding TRAP transporter substrate-binding protein: protein MKKRMSFILAAVLTAVSLTGCGAGSKPAQTTTSTAAAKEEETTEKATETASKETIVLRLAETQTETYPATMGAIEFARLVEERTDGRIKIEVFTGGQLGGDEQAILEQVQFGAIDFTRANFAPMTEFAPILNLLQMPYLFTDADHMHKVIDSEIGTELLSSVEAGNFVGLALYDAGTRNFYNSVRPIKTVEDMKGLKIRTTQSQLIVDMVEALGASATPMAFGEVYSSLQTGVIDGAENNWVSYDQNSHYEVAKYISLDGHTAPPEILVCSKMVFDKLSPEDQQILRECAKESELWEREKYDEIENKSMEHVIAEGSEVTELEDREGFVKAVEPLYEKYAGDYMDTLQAIIDMQ, encoded by the coding sequence ATGAAAAAAAGAATGTCATTTATTTTGGCAGCAGTATTGACTGCAGTATCTCTGACAGGTTGTGGTGCTGGTTCTAAGCCTGCGCAGACCACCACATCGACAGCAGCCGCAAAAGAAGAGGAGACAACTGAAAAGGCGACAGAAACTGCCTCAAAAGAAACCATTGTACTTCGTCTGGCTGAGACTCAGACTGAGACTTATCCAGCTACCATGGGAGCCATCGAATTTGCCCGTTTAGTAGAAGAACGGACAGATGGACGGATAAAAATTGAGGTATTCACCGGAGGGCAGTTGGGTGGAGACGAGCAGGCAATTCTGGAGCAGGTACAATTTGGAGCAATTGATTTTACACGTGCAAACTTTGCCCCGATGACAGAATTTGCTCCGATTCTTAATCTGCTTCAGATGCCATATTTATTTACCGATGCGGATCATATGCATAAGGTGATAGACAGCGAAATTGGTACTGAATTGTTGAGTAGTGTGGAGGCAGGAAATTTTGTCGGACTGGCTCTGTATGATGCAGGAACAAGGAACTTCTACAACTCAGTACGTCCGATTAAGACTGTGGAAGATATGAAAGGATTAAAGATTAGAACCACACAGAGTCAGTTAATCGTGGACATGGTTGAGGCTTTGGGTGCCTCCGCTACTCCGATGGCATTCGGTGAAGTTTATAGTTCTCTGCAGACTGGAGTGATTGACGGTGCGGAGAATAACTGGGTGTCCTATGATCAGAACAGCCATTACGAGGTGGCAAAGTATATCTCTTTAGATGGACATACGGCTCCGCCGGAAATCCTGGTATGTAGTAAGATGGTATTTGATAAACTGTCCCCGGAAGATCAGCAGATTCTACGTGAATGTGCTAAGGAGTCAGAACTGTGGGAGAGAGAAAAATACGACGAGATTGAGAACAAATCGATGGAGCACGTAATCGCTGAAGGTTCTGAAGTGACTGAACTGGAAGACAGAGAAGGTTTTGTGAAGGCAGTAGAGCCCTTGTACGAAAAATATGCAGGTGACTATATGGATACTCTGCAGGCTATTATCGATATGCAGTAG
- a CDS encoding TRAP transporter small permease, with protein MKYIDAFFNRLLDLCMILAKILLVVMTIIICIHVFYRYVLNRSIRWSEEITMMMMVYMGFFSIAYGVKHRLHLSVTVFFDILPEPVKRAVLKFTDAVLMVMGIVLLYFGIGLIKSTMNNLMIATHLPSAMLYGGVPISGILIAYFSFVNLTGLRFEQKKTEKGSTEHG; from the coding sequence ATGAAATATATTGATGCTTTTTTTAACAGACTGTTGGATTTGTGTATGATTCTTGCAAAAATCCTGCTGGTAGTCATGACAATTATCATCTGTATTCATGTGTTCTACCGTTATGTGTTAAACCGCAGTATTCGCTGGTCTGAGGAGATCACCATGATGATGATGGTGTACATGGGGTTTTTTAGTATCGCCTATGGTGTAAAACATCGGCTTCATTTGAGTGTGACTGTGTTTTTTGATATTTTACCGGAACCAGTAAAAAGAGCGGTACTGAAATTTACAGATGCAGTGCTGATGGTTATGGGAATCGTTCTCCTGTATTTTGGAATCGGCCTGATCAAAAGCACTATGAATAATCTCATGATTGCGACCCACCTGCCGTCAGCCATGCTGTACGGCGGGGTACCAATCTCAGGAATTCTGATTGCTTATTTTTCTTTTGTAAATTTGACTGGATTGCGGTTTGAACAGAAAAAAACGGAGAAGGGAAGTACAGAACATGGTTGA